In Nitrospirota bacterium, the genomic stretch TTATCTACAGTCATCTATTTCAGAGAAGGGAATAAGGAAGGAAGATTATAGATATTCGAAACTCGATGTAGTAATTGGTTGCTCCATTACTGATATAATAGCCTTTTTTATAATAGTTACATCTGCTGCCACATTGTTTCCGCTCGGAATACGGATAGAGAATGCAAGTGAAGCAGCAATGGCGTTAGAACCGATGGCTGGGAAGTATGCATCAACCATATTTGCAGTAAGCCTTGCCAATGCATCACTTCTCGGTGCTATTATAGTGCCACTCGCAACCGCATACTATATATGTGAGGGTATCGGCTGGGAAGCGGGTATAAACAAAACCTTCGAAGAGGCACCACAGTTCATGTGGCTCTACACAGGACTGATTGCCCTTAGTGCACTTGTGGTCTTATTCCCTAAGGCGCCTCTGATAACCATCATGGTCATAGCCCAGGTGATAAATGGGATAATTCTGCCTTTTGTGCTCATATATGTTCTGCTTCTCGTGAATAATAAAGAACTAATGAATAATTATGTAAATCCAAGGAGTTATAACATCATAGCGTGGATAACAATAGGGGTGATGATATTGCTGAGTGTGATACTATTTGTAACTATTTTTATTCCAAATCTTTAAGGAGGTGAAGCAATATGCTTAAATTATTACCAAAACAGATGGATTTTTTCAGCATCTTTGAGCAGACAGCCTCAAACCTACAGATGGGAGCAAAGTTACTCGTTGAACTAATGGAAAACCTCAGTGATGCAGAAGAAAAAGCAAAGAAGATATATGATGCAGAGCAGGAAGGTGACATTCTCACTCATGAGGTTTTTAAGAGGCTTAATAAGACATTCATAACCCCTATTGATAGAGAGGATATCCATGCCCTTTCCTCAAGGCTTGATGATATACTTGATTTAATATGGGCTACAGCAGAAAGAATTGTCGCATTCAAGATAAAGGAACCCATCCCTGAGGCAATTGCCCTCTCAAAGACACTTCTCTCCACAACAGAAATCA encodes the following:
- a CDS encoding Nramp family divalent metal transporter, with the protein product MKKRLLLLFAIIGPGIITANIDNDAGGITTYSVAGARFGYSLLWTLIPTTITLIVVQEMVARMGVVTGRGLSDIIRERYGVKVTVYMMIALLIANYSTTVAEFAGWAASFELLGISRYISVPIAVFAVWILVTKGTYRSVERILLAACVIYIGFIISAFMARPEWGEVLRNTFTPRFKLDSEYVMMTIGIVGTTITPWMQFYLQSSISEKGIRKEDYRYSKLDVVIGCSITDIIAFFIIVTSAATLFPLGIRIENASEAAMALEPMAGKYASTIFAVSLANASLLGAIIVPLATAYYICEGIGWEAGINKTFEEAPQFMWLYTGLIALSALVVLFPKAPLITIMVIAQVINGIILPFVLIYVLLLVNNKELMNNYVNPRSYNIIAWITIGVMILLSVILFVTIFIPNL
- a CDS encoding DUF47 family protein, with translation MLKLLPKQMDFFSIFEQTASNLQMGAKLLVELMENLSDAEEKAKKIYDAEQEGDILTHEVFKRLNKTFITPIDREDIHALSSRLDDILDLIWATAERIVAFKIKEPIPEAIALSKTLLSTTEIILKAVTSLKQKNYSYLHEYCIEINTLENRADRFFRDALAKLFDDINDPIFIIKWKEVYEHLENATDKCEDVADILEGIVLKHA